A genomic stretch from Calidithermus timidus DSM 17022 includes:
- a CDS encoding BMP family lipoprotein, which produces MKKSVVLGIAALGLAGVASLAALAQNQIRVGLAFDAGGKQDRSFNQSTYEGAQRAAKDLGVQIFDFEPADPSQVGSGIRKFAEEGFDLVIGVGFANNPAITQAAKEFTDVKFAVIDDVPGEGKLPNAVGLVFREHEGSFLVGYIAGSLSNTGVVGFVGGMDIPLIHKFEQGYKAGAERAFAARGIKGKVLINYVGTTPAAWNDPGKGKELATSQSRQGADIIYAAAGASGLGVKDFILQKRCLKASELPAGVRFVSDNFKDVPKYAAYNQACAGNTRPVFMIGVDANQNYLGDTDRNPATLNHVLTSMLKRVDQATYSVIKSVKEGTFKGGVQEFGLSNNGVGFALDEFNKALIPQAVLNRLGTLRQQIISGALKVPSAR; this is translated from the coding sequence ATGAAGAAATCCGTAGTGCTCGGGATCGCGGCCCTGGGCCTGGCCGGTGTGGCCAGCCTGGCGGCGTTGGCCCAGAACCAGATTCGCGTGGGCCTGGCATTCGACGCCGGGGGTAAGCAGGACCGCAGCTTCAACCAGTCCACCTACGAAGGTGCCCAACGCGCCGCCAAGGATCTTGGCGTGCAGATCTTCGACTTCGAGCCCGCCGACCCCTCACAGGTGGGTTCGGGCATCCGCAAGTTCGCCGAAGAGGGCTTCGATCTGGTCATCGGCGTGGGCTTCGCCAACAACCCCGCCATCACCCAAGCGGCCAAAGAGTTCACCGACGTGAAGTTCGCGGTCATCGACGATGTGCCCGGCGAGGGCAAGTTGCCCAATGCCGTAGGATTGGTCTTCCGCGAGCACGAGGGCAGCTTCCTGGTGGGCTACATCGCCGGCAGCCTGTCCAACACCGGCGTGGTGGGCTTCGTAGGCGGCATGGACATCCCGCTGATCCACAAGTTCGAGCAGGGCTACAAAGCCGGTGCCGAGCGGGCCTTCGCTGCTCGGGGCATCAAGGGCAAGGTGCTCATCAACTACGTCGGCACCACCCCCGCTGCCTGGAATGACCCCGGCAAGGGCAAGGAGCTCGCCACCAGCCAGAGCCGCCAAGGCGCCGACATCATCTACGCCGCCGCCGGCGCCAGCGGTCTGGGCGTAAAGGACTTCATCCTGCAGAAGCGCTGCCTCAAGGCCAGCGAACTGCCCGCGGGCGTGAGATTCGTCAGCGACAACTTCAAGGACGTGCCCAAGTACGCCGCCTACAATCAGGCCTGCGCCGGCAACACCCGCCCGGTCTTCATGATCGGTGTGGATGCCAACCAGAACTACCTGGGCGACACCGACCGCAACCCCGCCACCCTCAACCACGTACTCACCTCGATGCTCAAGCGCGTCGATCAGGCCACCTACTCGGTGATTAAGAGCGTCAAGGAGGGCACCTTCAAGGGCGGAGTGCAGGAGTTCGGTCTCTCCAACAACGGCGTGGGCTTCGCCCTCGACGAATTCAACAAAGCCCTGATCCCCCAGGCCGTCCTCAACCGCCTGGGCACCCTGCGCCAGCAGATCATCAGCGGCGCTCTCAAGGTCCCCTCGGCCCGCTAA
- a CDS encoding lipid II:glycine glycyltransferase FemX, with translation MLRLQTITDPTHWNALVASLPITSALQSWGWGEVKKLSGWMPERIALYEGDELVAAAQLFRRSFFGPLSMLYASRGPALRRIEDLPRVAEALRARAGGAAYLKLEPEGGQDAAATPPSFLPLSQSETIQPEYTIWLDLRLGREGLLEGMDSMHKRNTKLAQKRVVTTIEGEEAFEEFWALFEETNRRAKLLQHSKEYYQAVLREMNQPEGRAFISIARHEGRALAAGLFVAFAGKLDYLYGGSSRENSNAKAPNGMHWGAIEWGIQHGYHTYDLWGVPRQSEGSHAAGIDRFKEGFGGRRVRFPAYDLAFSPLYGLLTKALRLRKNWMNYRTRGTTRDVL, from the coding sequence GTGCTTCGACTCCAGACCATCACCGATCCCACCCACTGGAACGCGTTGGTGGCGTCCTTGCCCATCACCAGTGCGCTGCAAAGCTGGGGCTGGGGGGAGGTCAAGAAGCTGTCGGGCTGGATGCCTGAGCGGATTGCGCTCTACGAAGGCGACGAGCTGGTAGCCGCAGCTCAGTTGTTCCGCCGCAGCTTCTTTGGGCCGCTCTCGATGCTCTACGCCTCGAGGGGCCCGGCGCTGCGGAGGATCGAGGATTTGCCCAGGGTGGCCGAGGCCCTGCGGGCCAGGGCGGGGGGGGCGGCCTACCTCAAGCTCGAGCCCGAGGGCGGGCAGGACGCGGCGGCTACCCCCCCGAGCTTTTTGCCCCTGAGCCAGAGCGAGACCATCCAGCCCGAGTACACCATCTGGCTCGACCTGCGGCTGGGGCGCGAAGGCTTGCTCGAGGGCATGGACAGCATGCACAAGCGCAATACCAAGCTCGCCCAAAAACGTGTCGTCACCACCATCGAAGGTGAGGAGGCTTTCGAGGAGTTCTGGGCGCTGTTCGAGGAAACCAACCGCCGGGCAAAGCTGCTCCAGCACAGCAAGGAGTACTACCAGGCCGTGCTGCGTGAGATGAACCAACCGGAAGGGCGGGCCTTCATTTCCATCGCTCGCCACGAGGGCAGGGCTCTGGCCGCGGGGTTGTTCGTGGCCTTCGCGGGCAAGCTCGATTACCTCTACGGGGGTTCCAGCCGCGAGAACTCCAACGCCAAAGCCCCCAACGGGATGCATTGGGGAGCCATAGAGTGGGGCATTCAGCACGGCTACCACACCTACGACCTGTGGGGCGTTCCACGTCAGAGCGAGGGGAGCCACGCGGCGGGGATCGACCGCTTCAAGGAGGGCTTTGGAGGGCGACGGGTGCGTTTTCCAGCTTATGACCTCGCCTTCTCGCCCCTCTATGGCCTGCTGACCAAAGCCCTGCGCCTGCGCAAAAACTGGATGAACTACCGCACACGGGGCACTACCCGAGACGTTTTGTGA
- a CDS encoding ABC transporter ATP-binding protein, giving the protein MTKALELRNITKRYPLVLANDHISLDVGWGEVLAIVGENGAGKSTLMKIVYGLVKPDQGEIIVDGHPVHVTSPRDAIAKGIGMVHQHFMLVEPFTVLENVILGSEPGSPAQIDLARARAEVETLNKELGFNLDLDAKIEDLAVGLQQRVEILKAIYRKARILILDEPTAVLTPQEAEELFEFLRKFVQQGNAAIFISHKLAEVIRVSDRTTVIRDGKVVGTVTTKDTSVEELARMMVGREVILTVQKTPKAPGEVMLEVEGLVAQSHNPKHSLKGISFKVRAGEVVGIAGVEGNGQTELVEALTGLRPYLGKVRYGGQELPQRARAVREWGLSHIPEDRNQRGLVLDFSTRENCILGDHYREPYAVMSFLEADSIEQHARRVVENFDVRPRSTELAGRRYSGGNAQKIIVGRELSRDPKVLIAAQPTRGVDIGAIEFIHEQIVAARDRGLAVLLVSADLNEVRSLSDRILVMFEGRIMGELKTEEATEERLGLLMAGIKA; this is encoded by the coding sequence ATGACAAAGGCCCTCGAGCTGCGCAACATCACCAAGCGTTATCCCCTGGTCCTGGCCAATGACCACATCTCCCTCGACGTGGGCTGGGGCGAGGTGCTGGCGATCGTGGGGGAAAACGGCGCGGGCAAAAGCACCCTCATGAAGATCGTCTACGGCCTGGTCAAACCCGATCAGGGCGAGATCATCGTGGACGGCCACCCCGTCCACGTCACCAGCCCACGCGATGCCATCGCCAAAGGCATCGGTATGGTGCACCAGCACTTCATGCTCGTCGAGCCCTTCACCGTCCTGGAGAACGTCATTCTAGGCTCCGAACCTGGCAGCCCTGCCCAAATCGACCTCGCGCGTGCCCGGGCCGAAGTGGAGACCCTGAACAAAGAACTGGGCTTCAACCTCGACCTCGACGCCAAAATCGAAGACCTGGCCGTAGGTTTGCAGCAGCGGGTCGAAATCCTCAAGGCCATCTACCGCAAGGCCCGCATCCTCATCCTCGACGAGCCCACCGCCGTGCTCACCCCCCAGGAAGCCGAGGAGCTCTTCGAGTTCCTGCGCAAATTCGTGCAGCAGGGCAACGCAGCCATCTTCATCAGCCACAAGCTGGCCGAGGTGATCCGGGTCTCCGACCGCACCACCGTCATCCGCGACGGCAAGGTGGTGGGTACGGTCACGACCAAGGATACCAGCGTGGAAGAACTTGCCCGCATGATGGTGGGACGCGAGGTCATCCTCACCGTGCAGAAAACCCCCAAGGCCCCCGGCGAGGTGATGCTCGAGGTCGAAGGCCTAGTGGCCCAGTCGCACAACCCCAAGCACAGCCTCAAGGGGATCAGCTTTAAGGTTCGCGCTGGCGAGGTGGTGGGGATCGCCGGGGTGGAAGGCAACGGGCAGACCGAGCTGGTCGAGGCCCTCACCGGGCTGCGCCCTTACCTCGGCAAGGTCCGCTATGGCGGCCAGGAGCTGCCGCAGAGAGCTCGAGCCGTGCGCGAGTGGGGCCTATCCCACATCCCCGAAGACCGCAATCAGCGCGGCCTGGTGCTCGATTTCAGCACCCGCGAGAACTGCATCCTGGGCGACCACTATCGCGAGCCATATGCCGTAATGAGCTTCCTCGAGGCCGACAGCATCGAGCAGCACGCCCGCAGGGTCGTCGAGAACTTCGACGTGCGACCCCGCAGCACCGAGCTTGCCGGACGGCGCTACTCCGGGGGAAACGCCCAGAAGATCATCGTCGGGCGCGAACTCTCTCGCGATCCTAAGGTGCTGATCGCGGCCCAGCCCACCCGCGGGGTGGATATCGGGGCCATCGAGTTCATCCACGAGCAGATCGTCGCGGCCCGCGACCGGGGCCTGGCGGTATTGCTGGTCTCTGCCGATCTCAACGAGGTGCGCTCGCTCTCCGACCGCATCCTGGTGATGTTTGAAGGCCGGATCATGGGCGAGCTCAAAACCGAAGAGGCCACCGAGGAGCGCCTGGGCCTGCTGATGGCGGGAATTAAGGCGTAA
- the carA gene encoding glutamine-hydrolyzing carbamoyl-phosphate synthase small subunit codes for MKERAVLVLEDGTTYHGYAFGHRGKNVGEVVFNTAQTGYQEILTDPSYNGQIVVMTYPHQGNYGVNVFDMESNRPWVRGFVAREFSTYAAGPRAQQSLAEFMTEHGVVGLEGIDTRALVRKIREGGVLKGVIAHASHFGDPNYRFHQADLEALREEARNWKDIDGRDMTPEVSTPLPYQFPTFKGKRRIVVMDFGIKHAQMRYMAELGFELIVVPGKTNPAQIMALEPAGLFVSNGPGDPSMPRYAHETLWKLMGLLPTFGICLGHQLLGLAAGGRTFKLKFGHRGANHPVKNLLTGKIEITSQNHGYAVDPDSLKEFRPTHINLNDGTLEGMAHLRYPVFSVQYHPEACPGPHDSLYLFRRFLEEVEAFHGITGIPVEKQRTDKLGV; via the coding sequence ATGAAGGAACGCGCGGTTTTAGTCCTCGAGGATGGCACCACTTACCACGGTTACGCCTTCGGACACCGGGGCAAGAACGTGGGAGAGGTGGTGTTCAACACGGCCCAGACCGGCTACCAGGAGATCCTCACCGACCCCAGCTATAACGGCCAGATCGTGGTCATGACCTACCCCCACCAAGGCAACTACGGGGTCAACGTCTTCGACATGGAGTCCAACCGTCCCTGGGTGCGCGGTTTCGTGGCGCGGGAGTTTAGCACCTACGCCGCTGGGCCCCGCGCCCAGCAGAGCCTCGCGGAGTTCATGACCGAGCACGGGGTGGTGGGACTGGAGGGCATCGACACCCGCGCCCTGGTGCGCAAGATCCGCGAGGGGGGCGTGCTCAAGGGGGTTATCGCCCACGCTTCCCACTTCGGCGACCCCAATTACCGCTTCCACCAGGCCGACCTCGAGGCCCTGCGCGAGGAAGCCCGCAACTGGAAGGACATCGACGGGCGCGACATGACCCCCGAGGTCTCCACCCCGCTGCCCTACCAGTTCCCCACCTTCAAGGGCAAGCGCCGCATCGTGGTGATGGACTTCGGCATCAAGCACGCCCAGATGCGCTACATGGCCGAGCTGGGCTTCGAACTCATCGTGGTGCCCGGCAAGACCAACCCGGCCCAGATCATGGCGCTCGAGCCCGCCGGGCTCTTCGTCTCCAACGGCCCCGGTGACCCCTCCATGCCCCGCTACGCCCACGAGACGCTGTGGAAGCTGATGGGGCTCTTGCCCACCTTCGGCATCTGCCTGGGCCACCAACTGCTGGGCCTGGCCGCGGGCGGGCGCACCTTCAAGCTCAAATTCGGCCACCGGGGGGCTAACCACCCGGTCAAGAACCTGCTCACCGGCAAGATCGAGATCACCAGCCAGAATCACGGCTACGCCGTAGACCCCGACTCCCTCAAGGAGTTTCGCCCCACCCACATCAACCTCAACGACGGTACCCTCGAGGGCATGGCCCACCTGCGCTACCCGGTCTTCAGCGTGCAGTACCACCCCGAGGCCTGTCCCGGTCCCCACGACTCGCTCTACCTCTTCCGGCGCTTCCTCGAGGAAGTCGAAGCCTTCCACGGTATAACTGGAATACCGGTAGAGAAGCAGCGTACGGATAAACTCGGCGTTTAA
- a CDS encoding G8 domain-containing protein, with translation MHRGLYLGLIVLLAACTKPPTSTPIDVRWSQWSNRPTQPGQEVTIPQGTSVLLDENPPPLRGLTIDGALVFDRKDLTLQADWVMVHGRLEVGTEDNPFTHKAEIVLTSNNLADNVMNMGAKVLGVMGAGVLELHGKPYISSWTRLGATAAKGATEIVLEKAVDWPVGAEIVIASTDHYGWQAGVDPAKPRSERAIIRAVNGPRITLEAPLSYGHYGADADGIPQFAEVGLLTRNVVVRSDEKARDSSSAAYQVGGHLMVMGGSARLSWVELRNMGQKGKFGRYPVHFHQIGDGGASSYLKSSSIRESFNRCLVIHGTNKLRVEGNVAFDTFGHCYFLEEGSETENVLSGNLAVLVRALKDDQRLIPSDSNPAGFWITHPANRLTGNAVAEAGTGYWYALPKRPIPFGRANQDLTWMNDIRPRTTALGEFSANVAHSVQNDGLNVDRSHDSKLCPGDADRNACKDHKLADLTDGVTTVYNPRTDPKGSESDDAKNPPVVADFKDFVAYKSGVRGVWLRGVNHRLSNPKLGDNAIGVTFASNKSYLEGGLIVGESANGTTRISGTWITGLVGFEHYDGHVGVEGTTFRKFSGTVQRDLYCNGVKTATLTVRNAAIGTLRWTSFGLSGQNYVKNVKIEPGNTAVTYDPPPDPCFAAGGKDPHDGYRTAVFYDADGSLTGSAGQSVVVDNPFLLTADCSARADWNAHVCGHLYGTLSISNEEPSPKPLAGNDLSSALTLTRDGGPSTRLWGMPNAFTYFEARLIANRPGTANPFTYSVAFGTANRSAKLRVGYNLRALPDGTFPQGSAGSFVRIALPVPSGDVWIYRNYYFSERNNKTTRVATLAELDADTTGKVYYREGDTVYLKLSLTQADLEGKRSASVNYHICATLECK, from the coding sequence ATGCACAGAGGGCTCTATCTCGGACTGATCGTGCTATTAGCGGCCTGCACCAAGCCCCCTACTAGCACCCCCATCGACGTCAGGTGGTCGCAGTGGAGCAACAGGCCCACCCAGCCGGGCCAGGAAGTCACCATCCCACAAGGCACCAGCGTCCTGCTCGACGAGAACCCGCCGCCTCTGCGCGGCCTAACCATCGATGGCGCCTTGGTCTTCGATCGCAAGGACCTCACGCTGCAGGCCGACTGGGTCATGGTACACGGGCGGCTCGAGGTGGGCACCGAGGACAATCCCTTCACCCACAAGGCCGAGATCGTCCTCACCAGCAACAATCTCGCCGACAACGTGATGAACATGGGCGCTAAGGTGCTGGGGGTGATGGGTGCGGGGGTGCTCGAGCTCCACGGCAAGCCCTACATCTCCAGCTGGACCCGGCTGGGGGCCACGGCGGCCAAAGGCGCGACCGAGATCGTGCTCGAGAAGGCCGTGGACTGGCCGGTGGGAGCCGAGATCGTCATCGCCTCGACCGACCACTACGGCTGGCAGGCGGGCGTGGACCCGGCCAAGCCGCGCAGCGAGCGGGCCATCATCAGGGCGGTCAACGGCCCCAGGATCACCCTGGAAGCGCCCCTCAGCTACGGCCACTACGGCGCCGACGCCGACGGCATCCCCCAGTTCGCCGAGGTGGGGCTGCTCACCCGCAACGTGGTGGTGCGCAGCGACGAGAAAGCCCGCGACAGCAGCTCGGCAGCCTACCAGGTCGGTGGGCACCTAATGGTGATGGGCGGCAGCGCCAGGCTGAGCTGGGTGGAGCTGCGCAACATGGGCCAGAAGGGCAAGTTCGGGCGCTACCCCGTCCACTTCCACCAAATCGGGGACGGGGGGGCCAGCTCCTACTTGAAGTCCAGCAGCATCCGCGAGAGCTTCAACCGCTGCCTTGTGATCCACGGGACCAACAAGCTGCGCGTGGAGGGCAACGTCGCCTTCGACACCTTCGGGCACTGCTACTTCCTCGAGGAGGGCAGCGAGACCGAGAACGTCCTCTCGGGCAACCTCGCCGTGCTGGTGCGCGCGCTCAAGGATGACCAGCGCCTCATCCCCTCCGACAGCAACCCAGCCGGGTTCTGGATCACCCACCCCGCCAACCGCCTCACGGGCAACGCGGTCGCCGAGGCCGGCACCGGCTACTGGTATGCGCTGCCCAAGCGCCCCATCCCCTTCGGGCGTGCCAACCAGGACCTCACCTGGATGAACGACATCCGGCCCCGGACCACCGCCCTGGGCGAGTTCAGCGCCAACGTGGCCCACTCGGTGCAGAACGACGGGCTCAACGTCGATCGCTCACACGACTCCAAGCTCTGCCCTGGCGATGCCGACCGCAACGCCTGCAAGGACCACAAGCTCGCCGATCTCACCGACGGGGTGACCACGGTCTACAACCCGCGCACCGACCCTAAAGGTAGCGAGAGTGACGACGCCAAGAACCCGCCCGTCGTCGCCGACTTCAAGGACTTCGTGGCCTACAAGAGCGGCGTACGCGGGGTGTGGCTGCGCGGGGTCAACCACCGCCTGAGCAACCCCAAGCTCGGCGACAACGCCATCGGCGTGACCTTCGCCTCCAACAAGAGCTACCTCGAGGGCGGCCTGATCGTGGGCGAGAGCGCCAACGGTACCACCCGCATCAGCGGCACCTGGATCACCGGCCTGGTGGGCTTCGAGCACTACGACGGCCACGTGGGCGTGGAGGGGACCACCTTCCGCAAGTTCTCGGGTACGGTCCAGCGCGATCTCTACTGCAACGGGGTCAAGACCGCCACCCTTACCGTGCGCAATGCCGCCATCGGCACCCTGCGTTGGACGAGCTTCGGGCTCAGCGGGCAGAACTACGTGAAAAACGTCAAGATCGAGCCGGGAAATACCGCCGTCACCTACGACCCGCCGCCCGACCCCTGCTTCGCCGCCGGCGGCAAGGACCCCCACGACGGCTACCGCACCGCCGTGTTCTACGACGCCGACGGCAGCTTGACCGGCAGCGCGGGCCAGTCGGTGGTGGTCGACAACCCCTTCCTGCTCACCGCCGACTGCAGCGCCCGGGCCGACTGGAACGCCCACGTCTGCGGCCACCTCTACGGCACCCTCTCCATCAGCAACGAGGAGCCCAGCCCCAAGCCGCTGGCGGGTAACGACCTCTCGAGCGCCCTCACCCTCACCCGCGACGGCGGCCCCAGCACCCGGCTGTGGGGCATGCCCAATGCCTTCACCTACTTCGAGGCCCGCCTGATCGCCAACCGCCCCGGCACCGCCAACCCCTTCACCTACAGCGTGGCCTTCGGCACTGCCAACCGCAGCGCCAAGCTCCGCGTGGGCTACAACCTCCGTGCCCTGCCCGACGGCACCTTCCCCCAGGGCAGCGCCGGCTCCTTCGTGCGGATCGCGCTCCCAGTCCCCAGCGGCGACGTGTGGATCTACCGCAACTACTACTTCAGCGAGAGGAACAACAAGACCACCCGCGTCGCCACCCTGGCCGAGCTCGACGCCGACACCACGGGCAAGGTCTACTACCGCGAGGGCGACACCGTCTACCTCAAGCTCTCCCTCACCCAGGCCGACCTCGAGGGCAAGCGCAGCGCCTCGGTCAACTACCACATCTGCGCGACGCTCGAGTGCAAGTGA
- a CDS encoding LptA/OstA family protein has protein sequence MRRMLWLALIGVALAANEVRIITIESTDPNATRSGDLRYGPWLYQSSQPGGIKGTVKDLVITSSKATLSAPQGKTMKDAEGERTATFEGSIVVKRDRMTAKGPKLVYQESTGLGTLSGPAQMRQEPKDDKSDPVEVTAGKMTFDVDTDVSTSEGGVVLKNGNQEGQSDTVYYEEKRGLAIFSDKEQVVLVRKRSGADGNLIIRAKEVRSLTNDKRLIATGGVTLVDGNITTTGDSLLYDDKTGIAIVAGRPARSENPKENFRLSIGVIQHDVNKHRAVQYTKPFTLPVNDFQKAAR, from the coding sequence ATGAGACGAATGCTTTGGCTTGCGCTGATTGGGGTGGCCCTGGCTGCCAATGAGGTGAGGATCATCACCATCGAAAGCACCGATCCCAACGCGACCCGCTCCGGCGATCTGCGCTATGGTCCCTGGCTCTACCAGAGCAGCCAGCCCGGTGGGATCAAGGGCACGGTCAAGGACCTGGTGATCACCTCGAGCAAGGCCACGCTGAGCGCCCCCCAGGGCAAGACCATGAAGGACGCCGAAGGTGAGCGCACCGCCACCTTCGAGGGCAGCATCGTGGTCAAGCGCGACCGCATGACCGCCAAAGGCCCCAAGCTGGTCTACCAGGAGAGTACCGGCCTGGGCACGCTCTCCGGCCCGGCGCAGATGCGCCAGGAGCCTAAGGACGACAAAAGCGACCCGGTCGAGGTCACCGCCGGCAAGATGACCTTCGACGTCGACACCGACGTCTCCACCAGTGAGGGTGGCGTGGTGCTCAAGAACGGCAACCAGGAGGGCCAGTCGGACACGGTGTACTACGAGGAGAAGCGCGGCCTGGCCATCTTCAGCGACAAGGAGCAGGTGGTGCTCGTCCGCAAGCGCAGCGGGGCCGATGGCAACCTGATCATCCGGGCCAAGGAGGTGCGCAGCCTCACCAACGACAAGCGCCTCATCGCTACCGGCGGGGTTACCCTGGTGGACGGCAACATCACCACCACCGGCGACAGCCTGCTCTACGACGATAAAACCGGCATCGCCATCGTGGCGGGCAGGCCCGCCCGCAGCGAGAACCCCAAGGAAAACTTCCGCCTCTCCATCGGCGTCATCCAGCACGACGTGAACAAACACCGTGCGGTGCAGTACACCAAGCCCTTCACCCTTCCCGTCAATGACTTCCAAAAGGCGGCTAGATAG
- the ligA gene encoding NAD-dependent DNA ligase LigA, whose amino-acid sequence MENSEAYRRILELREALRYHNYRYYVLDAPVISDAEYDRMLAELKRLEEQHPQWVTPDSPTQVVGGGVLETTFAPIAHPTPLYSLDNAFGQQDIVEFEARVARALGLPGPFNYTLEYKIDGLSINLLYQDGVLVWGATRGNGTVGEDVTPNLLGVAGVPRRVAFSGPLEVRGEVYLPISAFLELNARLEEEGNPPFKNPRNAAAGSLRQKDPRVSAGRGLRSYFYGVGLGMNALGVAGQSELLERLAELGFAVEPHHRRVTGAQEVEAAYREMLSRRRELPFEADGITVKVDEFRLQRELGFTAKSPRWGIAYKFPAEEKTTRVLGVTFQVGRTGRVTPVAELEPVDLEGSTVSRVTLHNESYIAELGLRIGDTVLIHKSGGVIPEVLRVLEERRTGSEHPVVWPTHCPECRSELVLSGKVHLCPNPLCPAKAFESIRHYASRRAMDIQGLGEKLIEQLLATGLVENVADLYKLRLEDIASLERKAEKSARKLLEQIEASKHRGLERLLFGLGLPQVGEALARTLARRFGHLDRIIAASVEELDAVEDVAETTAKAIYEALHKPQMLRLIEALRQAGVEFEAKEKPKGDALTGLTFVLTGELSRPREEVSRELEALGAKVAGSVSKKTSYVVAGPGAGSKLQKAKELGVPVLDEEGLRALLAEKAGVVDGR is encoded by the coding sequence ATGGAGAATTCCGAGGCCTACAGGCGAATCCTCGAGCTGCGGGAGGCGTTGCGCTACCACAACTACCGCTATTACGTCCTCGACGCGCCGGTAATTTCCGATGCCGAGTATGACCGCATGCTGGCCGAACTCAAGCGCCTCGAGGAGCAGCATCCCCAGTGGGTCACCCCCGACTCGCCCACCCAGGTGGTGGGGGGCGGGGTGCTCGAGACCACCTTCGCCCCCATCGCTCACCCCACCCCGCTCTATTCCCTGGACAACGCCTTTGGCCAGCAGGACATCGTCGAGTTCGAAGCCCGAGTGGCGCGTGCGCTGGGGTTGCCGGGGCCCTTCAACTACACCCTGGAGTACAAGATTGACGGGCTGTCGATCAATTTGCTCTACCAAGACGGCGTGCTGGTGTGGGGGGCTACCCGCGGCAACGGCACCGTGGGCGAGGACGTGACCCCCAACCTGCTGGGCGTCGCCGGGGTTCCACGGCGGGTGGCCTTTTCGGGGCCGCTGGAGGTGCGGGGGGAAGTCTACCTACCCATCTCCGCTTTCCTCGAGCTCAACGCCCGGTTGGAGGAGGAAGGCAACCCACCGTTCAAGAATCCCCGCAACGCCGCGGCGGGCTCTTTGCGGCAGAAAGACCCTCGCGTCAGCGCCGGTCGGGGTCTGAGGAGTTATTTCTACGGGGTCGGGCTGGGGATGAACGCCCTGGGGGTGGCGGGTCAGTCCGAACTGTTGGAGCGGTTGGCCGAGCTAGGCTTCGCCGTCGAACCCCACCATCGCCGGGTTACGGGCGCGCAGGAGGTTGAGGCGGCCTATCGGGAGATGCTCTCCCGGCGGCGGGAGCTGCCCTTCGAGGCCGATGGCATTACGGTCAAGGTGGACGAATTCCGCTTGCAGCGGGAGCTGGGCTTCACTGCCAAGAGCCCGCGCTGGGGCATTGCCTACAAATTTCCCGCAGAGGAAAAGACCACCCGCGTGCTGGGCGTGACCTTTCAGGTCGGGCGCACCGGCAGGGTGACCCCGGTGGCCGAGCTCGAGCCCGTCGACCTCGAGGGCTCCACGGTGAGCCGGGTGACTTTGCACAACGAGAGCTACATCGCCGAGCTGGGCTTGCGCATCGGGGACACGGTGTTGATACACAAGTCGGGCGGGGTGATCCCCGAGGTGCTGCGGGTGCTCGAGGAGCGGCGCACGGGAAGTGAGCACCCGGTGGTGTGGCCTACCCACTGCCCTGAGTGCCGGAGTGAGCTGGTGCTCTCGGGCAAAGTACACCTATGCCCCAACCCGCTGTGCCCAGCCAAGGCCTTCGAGTCCATACGGCACTACGCCAGCCGCCGGGCCATGGACATCCAGGGCTTAGGGGAGAAGCTCATCGAGCAACTGCTGGCGACGGGCCTAGTCGAGAATGTGGCCGACCTTTACAAGCTGCGCCTGGAGGACATCGCCAGCCTCGAGCGCAAGGCCGAGAAGAGCGCAAGGAAGCTGCTCGAGCAGATCGAAGCCTCCAAGCATCGGGGACTGGAGCGTCTGCTCTTCGGCCTGGGCCTGCCTCAGGTGGGGGAAGCGCTGGCGCGCACCCTGGCCCGCCGCTTCGGCCACCTCGACCGCATCATCGCGGCTTCGGTGGAGGAACTCGACGCGGTGGAAGATGTGGCCGAAACCACGGCCAAGGCCATCTACGAGGCGCTGCACAAGCCCCAGATGCTACGGCTCATCGAGGCCCTGCGCCAGGCCGGGGTCGAGTTCGAGGCCAAGGAGAAGCCCAAAGGCGACGCACTGACTGGCCTGACTTTTGTGCTCACCGGCGAGCTTTCCCGCCCCCGCGAGGAGGTGAGCCGCGAGCTCGAGGCCCTCGGCGCCAAGGTCGCGGGCTCGGTGAGCAAGAAGACCAGCTACGTGGTGGCCGGGCCGGGGGCGGGGAGCAAGCTCCAGAAGGCGAAGGAACTCGGCGTTCCGGTGCTGGATGAGGAGGGGTTGCGGGCTTTGCTGGCGGAGAAGGCAGGGGTGGTGGATGGCCGGTAG